In one window of Festucalex cinctus isolate MCC-2025b chromosome 14, RoL_Fcin_1.0, whole genome shotgun sequence DNA:
- the rgs17 gene encoding regulator of G-protein signaling 17 isoform X1, which translates to MYQLHFFLSFRFLLCNQCQFVNFSLVKGVLCVQKPRSVSGVEMRKRQAAHIEAPPQVPGQPRPNTCCLCWCGCCKCLWSEDRMERSEFQTCTKMDSIEAAEEHVSRRRRRHPSLDEVLSWSRSFEMMLRSLEGREIFREFLRSEYSEDNLLFWLACDELKKETDPSVVDEKARIIYEDYVSILSPKEVSLDSRVREGINQSLAEPSSLMYEEAQLQIYTLMHRDSFPRFLNSTVYRDLLANKRRTCLDT; encoded by the exons ATGTACCAATTACACTTTTTCTTGTCATTCAGGTTTTTGCTGTGTAATCAATGCCAGTTTGTGAACTTTTCCCTAGTAAAGGGCGTTTTGTGTGTGCAAAAGCCCCGGAGTGTGAGTGGAGTGGAGATGAGAAAAAGGCAGGCGGCGCACATCGAGGCCCCACCACAGGTCCCCGGACAGCCCCGACCCAACACCTGCTGCCTGTGCTGGTGCGGCTGCTGCAAGTGTCTCTG GAGTGAAGACAGGATGGAGCGAAGCGAATTCCAGACCTGCACCAAGATGGACAGTATTGAAGCTGCAGAAGAACA CGtgtcccgccgccgccgcagacaCCCCAGCCTGGACGAAGTGCTGTCGTGGTCTCGGAGCTTCGAGATGATGCTGCGCTCGCTGGAGGGACGGGAGATTTTCCGGGAGTTCCTGAGGTCGGAGTACAGCGAGGACAACCTCCTCTTCTGGCTGGCCTGCGACGAGCTGAAGAAGGAGACGGATCCCTCGGTGGTGGACGAGAAGGCCAGGATCATATACGAAGACTACGTGTCCATACTGTCGCCGAAAGAG GTGAGTTTGGACTCGCGGGTGCGAGAGGGCATCAACCAGAGCCTGGCAGAGCCCAGCAGCCTGATGTACGAGGAGGCGCAGCTCCAAATCTACACGCTGATGCACCGAGACTCCTTCCCCCGCTTCCTCAACTCCACCGTTTACAGAGACCTCCTCGCCAACAAGAGGCGCACCTGCCTCGACACCTAA
- the rgs17 gene encoding regulator of G-protein signaling 17 isoform X3 has product MPRSVSGVEMRKRQAAHIEAPPQVPGQPRPNTCCLCWCGCCKCLWSEDRMERSEFQTCTKMDSIEAAEEHVSRRRRRHPSLDEVLSWSRSFEMMLRSLEGREIFREFLRSEYSEDNLLFWLACDELKKETDPSVVDEKARIIYEDYVSILSPKEVSLDSRVREGINQSLAEPSSLMYEEAQLQIYTLMHRDSFPRFLNSTVYRDLLANKRRTCLDT; this is encoded by the exons CCCCGGAGTGTGAGTGGAGTGGAGATGAGAAAAAGGCAGGCGGCGCACATCGAGGCCCCACCACAGGTCCCCGGACAGCCCCGACCCAACACCTGCTGCCTGTGCTGGTGCGGCTGCTGCAAGTGTCTCTG GAGTGAAGACAGGATGGAGCGAAGCGAATTCCAGACCTGCACCAAGATGGACAGTATTGAAGCTGCAGAAGAACA CGtgtcccgccgccgccgcagacaCCCCAGCCTGGACGAAGTGCTGTCGTGGTCTCGGAGCTTCGAGATGATGCTGCGCTCGCTGGAGGGACGGGAGATTTTCCGGGAGTTCCTGAGGTCGGAGTACAGCGAGGACAACCTCCTCTTCTGGCTGGCCTGCGACGAGCTGAAGAAGGAGACGGATCCCTCGGTGGTGGACGAGAAGGCCAGGATCATATACGAAGACTACGTGTCCATACTGTCGCCGAAAGAG GTGAGTTTGGACTCGCGGGTGCGAGAGGGCATCAACCAGAGCCTGGCAGAGCCCAGCAGCCTGATGTACGAGGAGGCGCAGCTCCAAATCTACACGCTGATGCACCGAGACTCCTTCCCCCGCTTCCTCAACTCCACCGTTTACAGAGACCTCCTCGCCAACAAGAGGCGCACCTGCCTCGACACCTAA
- the rgs17 gene encoding regulator of G-protein signaling 17 isoform X2, with product MYQLHFFLSFRFLLCNQCQFVNFSLVKGVLCVQKPRSVSGVEMRKRQAAHIEAPPQVPGQPRPNTCCLCWCGCCKCLWSEDRMERSEFQTCTKMDSIEAAEEQHPSLDEVLSWSRSFEMMLRSLEGREIFREFLRSEYSEDNLLFWLACDELKKETDPSVVDEKARIIYEDYVSILSPKEVSLDSRVREGINQSLAEPSSLMYEEAQLQIYTLMHRDSFPRFLNSTVYRDLLANKRRTCLDT from the exons ATGTACCAATTACACTTTTTCTTGTCATTCAGGTTTTTGCTGTGTAATCAATGCCAGTTTGTGAACTTTTCCCTAGTAAAGGGCGTTTTGTGTGTGCAAAAGCCCCGGAGTGTGAGTGGAGTGGAGATGAGAAAAAGGCAGGCGGCGCACATCGAGGCCCCACCACAGGTCCCCGGACAGCCCCGACCCAACACCTGCTGCCTGTGCTGGTGCGGCTGCTGCAAGTGTCTCTG GAGTGAAGACAGGATGGAGCGAAGCGAATTCCAGACCTGCACCAAGATGGACAGTATTGAAGCTGCAGAAGAACA acaCCCCAGCCTGGACGAAGTGCTGTCGTGGTCTCGGAGCTTCGAGATGATGCTGCGCTCGCTGGAGGGACGGGAGATTTTCCGGGAGTTCCTGAGGTCGGAGTACAGCGAGGACAACCTCCTCTTCTGGCTGGCCTGCGACGAGCTGAAGAAGGAGACGGATCCCTCGGTGGTGGACGAGAAGGCCAGGATCATATACGAAGACTACGTGTCCATACTGTCGCCGAAAGAG GTGAGTTTGGACTCGCGGGTGCGAGAGGGCATCAACCAGAGCCTGGCAGAGCCCAGCAGCCTGATGTACGAGGAGGCGCAGCTCCAAATCTACACGCTGATGCACCGAGACTCCTTCCCCCGCTTCCTCAACTCCACCGTTTACAGAGACCTCCTCGCCAACAAGAGGCGCACCTGCCTCGACACCTAA
- the rgs17 gene encoding regulator of G-protein signaling 17 isoform X4, translated as MRKRQAAHIEAPPQVPGQPRPNTCCLCWCGCCKCLWSEDRMERSEFQTCTKMDSIEAAEEHVSRRRRRHPSLDEVLSWSRSFEMMLRSLEGREIFREFLRSEYSEDNLLFWLACDELKKETDPSVVDEKARIIYEDYVSILSPKEVSLDSRVREGINQSLAEPSSLMYEEAQLQIYTLMHRDSFPRFLNSTVYRDLLANKRRTCLDT; from the exons ATGAGAAAAAGGCAGGCGGCGCACATCGAGGCCCCACCACAGGTCCCCGGACAGCCCCGACCCAACACCTGCTGCCTGTGCTGGTGCGGCTGCTGCAAGTGTCTCTG GAGTGAAGACAGGATGGAGCGAAGCGAATTCCAGACCTGCACCAAGATGGACAGTATTGAAGCTGCAGAAGAACA CGtgtcccgccgccgccgcagacaCCCCAGCCTGGACGAAGTGCTGTCGTGGTCTCGGAGCTTCGAGATGATGCTGCGCTCGCTGGAGGGACGGGAGATTTTCCGGGAGTTCCTGAGGTCGGAGTACAGCGAGGACAACCTCCTCTTCTGGCTGGCCTGCGACGAGCTGAAGAAGGAGACGGATCCCTCGGTGGTGGACGAGAAGGCCAGGATCATATACGAAGACTACGTGTCCATACTGTCGCCGAAAGAG GTGAGTTTGGACTCGCGGGTGCGAGAGGGCATCAACCAGAGCCTGGCAGAGCCCAGCAGCCTGATGTACGAGGAGGCGCAGCTCCAAATCTACACGCTGATGCACCGAGACTCCTTCCCCCGCTTCCTCAACTCCACCGTTTACAGAGACCTCCTCGCCAACAAGAGGCGCACCTGCCTCGACACCTAA